The proteins below come from a single Streptomyces sp. SCSIO 75703 genomic window:
- a CDS encoding DUF6415 family natural product biosynthesis protein — MTLVLGEDSPVPETAADVEDLVLRLRGHVNQLGTLMPSQEPALLRAQQLCSVGLPEGYLPSRVHLVRLAEATQELIAKIRLDHVGASRPARRLTRWTPQINVLRGAIFAVALTCLVWAASVPRT, encoded by the coding sequence GTGACGCTCGTGCTGGGCGAGGACTCCCCGGTGCCCGAGACCGCCGCCGATGTGGAGGACCTCGTCCTGCGGCTGCGAGGGCACGTCAACCAGCTCGGAACCCTGATGCCTTCGCAGGAGCCGGCCTTGCTCCGTGCGCAGCAACTCTGCTCGGTCGGGCTCCCGGAGGGCTATCTGCCCAGCCGGGTGCACCTCGTCAGACTCGCCGAGGCCACGCAGGAACTCATCGCGAAGATCCGGCTGGACCACGTCGGAGCGAGTCGACCGGCACGGAGGTTGACTCGATGGACGCCGCAGATCAACGTGCTGCGTGGTGCGATCTTCGCCGTCGCCCTCACCTGCCTGGTGTGGGCCGCTTCGGTGCCCCGGACATGA